atttttacttttatccGAACTAGATTTATATACTCGAATATGTTAGCTCTTTTTTAGATTAATATCCAAAACGATATAAAATGTATAAGATATTTTGAAGttgtctaaaatatttaaaaatatatacaaatagtcaaaagtaaatatctaaaatagctaaaaataCTTGTAACagcaaaaatacttaaaatatctattgattctccATCTAAATATTCAAGCCAAACCAATgtttatgttaagtttaggtattttgacatacattattcaaatttatatgttatatattgtttttattttcagattttgagaaatttaaaccataaattaattaaaaaaaaaattaaaaatcatttaaaaggGTTATtagaacccgaaccaaacccgaaccaaaatgtCTAAATACCCAAATTGAGCTAAAATCTTTAACTTCGAAAACTCAAAACCCAAATAGATCCGAAGCGAACATGAATGAGTACCCGAACGCCTACCCTTACAAAATAACCTAAAAGTCAAattaggggggggggggggtaattATTTCCCCGCAACGGCTATGAAACAAAGTAATATGAAACAAATTAGGAAGATACAAAAAACACATCAACGCATTTTCTTATagttttttcatcaaaatattgtGGGGTGGTTTGGGTCTGTTTGGGTTCTTTTTTCCAACCCTAGTTCTTTCATTTGATACTTTCATCATATCAGTTACGGGCTTTAAATTATAGGCCCATATTTATTAGGCATAACAGTAATATGTATgctattgagaaaaaaaaagattgagttAGGGCCTAAAACTGGGTTGAGATTATAAACAAGATGGAGTCGAGCTAATGATAACATCTCTATTCTTACTGGACAACGAAATACGAGTTATTTAGCAAAAAGATCAACAGAGACAACTTTGGGCCTAAGTAGCTTAATGGGCTTATAAGCGAACGAAAGGCCACAGAtatcagaaaaataattaaaaaaaacaccgAAAAAGACCAAGCCTAACTCTTAATGATTCCTCTTATCCAATAAACAGTCTCCAAGTGTGAATTTTAGTTGGTTCCAACAAGCGAAATAACCTCACGCGCTGTGACACACCGCGCGTAAGTGCACGACGACTGATCCATCCCCTTGTCAAGACAGCCACCACCTCCGAAATTACAAAAAAGAGGTCCACCGTCGTCGTCGCTTGCGGACCAGACGATTTCTCCGATGATAATATTCTTCAACGGTTTAATCATCGCCTAGATTCGAATTCGTTCGTCTCCGACGAGATCCCCATGAGTCGCTGCTAGGTGAGAATTTTCGATTCGTTTCGTTTCGTAATCATACATACATACAGGGAGAGAGATTGTTTATATCTTCGTTATGTTGGGCTTTCTCGAGATTCACGATTGGGTTTTTTACCTTTCCAGAGAAGTTGATGTTTGGTTGTTGGATAATGTGTTTTTGCTTTTGTTCGATGCTTGTGTTGTCCTTTATTACAattaagatttgttttttatgtttcagctGAGTTTCTCATATTTTCTCGCTAAAAGACTGCTAATTTATTACAATGAGACAGGGACCTCGAACTCATGCTGTTTGTTTGCTTTCTGTCTCCTTTTCTTGAGAttttttcggacagcttctgtGTTACATTGAGTTTTTTATAAGTTTGGTGTTTACTATTTAACAGCTTCTTTTGTGTTACACTGAGTTTTTACAGATTCTGACAACTTCAGTTTCAAGTATGGAGAGTTCATTtgtgtatttttgttttgttttgttttggtcaGGACAACAATGGAGGCTCGTCCGGTTCAGAGATCAGGTTCTAGGGAGCTCAGTAACCTCGCTCGCACTTCTTCAATCCCATCTACACCAAACCCTTCTTCAGCACCAGAAGCTGCTTTCATGAGACCAGACCACAAGCCATTAGGACAACAAACCTATCACTTGCTTTCTTCCAGTAACGGTGGATCAGTTGGACACATATGCTCTTCCTCATCATCTGGTTTCTCAACCAATCTCCACTACTCATCTATGGAGAAACACTACGCAGCAGCGTCGAGCAACGATGATAGTTCTTGGTGCAATGGAGGGTTTCTTGATTTCCCTGAAGACCACCAGGCCGTTCATAACAACAGCCAGATTGAGGACGGTTGCATTGGCATCGGCGGGGCGTTTGATGACATTCAAAAACCAAACGATTGGCAATGGGCTGACCACTTGATCACCGACGAAGATCCTTTACTATCTACTAACTGGAACGATCTCTTGATTGACACCAGTTCCAATTCAGACACAAAGGTTTGTTAAAGTTCCTACTCCAGAGTCTATACTTTGATTCCCTAATTGAACACTTGTTTCTAGGACCAGAAGTCTCTGCAAACCATCCCACCACAACCCCAGACTGTTCAGCAGCAGCCTTCTCCGTCTGTGTCTGTGGAGCTGCGACCCGTCAGCACAACATCTTCAAACAGTAATAACAAGGCACGTATGCGTTGGACGCCAGAGCTTCACGAGGCTTTTGTTGAGGCTGTCAACAGTCTTGGTGGCAGTGACAGTGAGCATTTGTTTCTCTTTGCTTTCCATAAACTTTTTTATGGAAAGATAATAATCTTTTTATCTTCTGGTTACACACAGGAGCAACTCCTAAGGGTGTGctgaagaaaatgaaagttGAAGGGTTGACTATATATCATGTCAAAAGCCATTTGCAGGTTCTTTTAGTTTTCTCCTCTTTGCTACAAATGCATACAATTTTGTCTTATTTAATGAAAGATTGTGTTTGCTTTATGAAACTGCAGAAATATAGGACGGCTATATATAGGCCAGAACCATCAGAAAGTGGTAGCTACCGAAGTCTTTACTCTCTTTATTCCGTTgatgattatttttttcatgaaaatcaatttatttttgaGCGTTACAGGCTCGCCAGAGAAGAAGTTGACACCGCTTGAACATATAACAGCTCTTGACTTGAAAGGGTAAGAAACATAACAAGTTCTGCACCATGTTTAACAGATTCTCGCTGACCATAATTTATACTACAGTGGGATAGGGATTACAGAGGCTCTGCGACTTCAGATGGAAGTACAGAAGCAACTCCATGAGCAGCTCGAGGTATGTCTTATCTATATTCAAAAAGACATTGCTTATAGCTTTGTTCTGAAGATTGAGTTTGGattagaatgtttttttttttttttttgcgtttgCTGTAGATACAAAGAAACTTGCAACTCCGGATAGAAGAACAAGGCAAGTACCTGCAAATGATGTTCGAGAAACAAAACTCTGGTCTCGGCAAAGGGACAGCGTTGACATCTGATTCACCATCCAAATCTGAACAAGAAGACAACAAGAAGACCGCTGATTCAGAGGAGCTCGCACCAGAAGAGACCAGGAAATGCCAAGAGCCAGAATCTCCACAGCCAAAGCGAGTCAAAACCGACAATTGAAAGCATCTATCTACATCTACTAGGAACTGGTGTTTTGCTGGATCGTTTCGTAGTTCCGGAGTTTTAACAGTTatagagagagcgagagagagaaagaaagagagctCTCTTATATTGAGGGTTTTCAGGACTTCCTTCTGTCTCTACTGTTTCAACTATTTTTCTGATGGAAGACTCTCTCAACTCTGCTGTGTAGACaaagaagaaaccaaaaacaaaaataagagtTGGTTGAGAGAATCTTCATCATTTGAATGTAATCTAAATGCTGTAACTCGTCGTTAGTTTACAGATACAGATTCTGtgttttaatacttttttttgaatATGTAACCCTCAGTTTGTTTTCTTCTATTATGAATGTTATTTGTCTTGTCATATATAACCTGACAAAAACCTATTGAGTTTCTTTCAACTCTGGATAATTGatcaattatttgattaataagaataccaaagcaaaaaaaaatatgtttctgAGCACatcaaaagattcaaaactcaaaagcaaACATTAGAGATGTCAAATGTCAAACGGTTTTGGTTTGACTATAGAGGATAACTAGTTTATTACGGTGCCGCTTAGGTGAAGTCTCAATTGTGAATATCCCCTTGGTTAAtcaaatttaatcaaatatacAATACATGGAAAATGCTACATCAAGTAGAaatgaaaaatgatttaatcaaatttatttgcTTGATATGTTTCCTTGATACTCTGGTTTTATTATCGTATATTCAATATTTGTCACACACACATAGAGATAGGTTTCATTTCTATGTTTCAGAGCTTCCTTTTTAGAACAACAACAAATGTAATGGGTCTTATGTCTTCCTTAGCCAACTCCTCGTCAATCAGTCTAGCATATGTATCAAACATCTTGTCCAATATCGCTTCTCCGAAGTGTTGAGCAAGCATTGACCCTTGAGACGCTCTTACCGTCTTTGCAAACACCAGACCGGCACTGATACCATCCTCCTTGCCCCACTTATTGGCTACTTCAATCATCTCTAGCTTCTCTAATTCAAAGGACCCTTCTTTGTTCACTTCACCTTCTATCTCAGCAGCACTTGGTGCGTAAAAGTGATTCTCGTAAGAATCGAGCTTCTCCTGCTCAGTTTCTCCCTACAGTTAAAACGGAAACGAATTTACACTGTAAATAAATATCCATTTTTGTGACATcagcttattatatatataatatatacttgtGCGACAAGATCCGCTATGGATCTTGCGAGGAGTTCGCAGAAGAAAGAGTTTCTTCTGCCAACAGGATTAGGACCTTCTCTTCCAAGTAGTATGAGCACCATTCTGCCTGTAGAAACCACCTCTTTTGATCGAAACCTGAGGAACATGGAGAAATCTTCCTTGAACTGACTGCAGTAAGCTTTGGAAACAGCTTCAGGGCTCCAGGAGCAGATGTTAATACAACCTTTGTTTATGGACTTGCCTTGATCGTCATACAAACCTGGAGGAAcctgaaattaaaaaaaaaaaaaataaataaataaatacccAGTATGTATTAATGTAAATCTGTATACTTACACTTGAAAGTATATATCTTGAATTAcaattattatagattttttttaaaaaattattatatatatatgtatgttcaCCTTGGAAAGCCAGTGCAAGCTAAAAGAGGAATAGATAAAATGGATGGTTTTTTCAGGAAAAGCCTTCCATAGAATGATCCAGGGTTGGCTGCAATGAAAACTGAAGGGCAATCACCATAGTTGGTATCTCTCTTGAGCTCTGTGTGAAAGTCAGGCAAGGACTTGAATATAGAGTTGAAGTCATTGCTAGGGAGATCGTTAAGGAAGATGCTGAATTCGGGCAAAGGCTGGTTTGGGATCTCAAGGTGGTGAGCAAACTTGACGGCTTTGATGATGTCTCTAATGGTGGAAAGAGTGTTTGGTCCTGAAGAACATCCCAGGTCAGCTATTTTTAAACTCTTGGGTCTTGTCTCTTTGTAGAGTTGTTGCACTGTTTCTAATGTTATGTGTTTTGTCTTATCAGATGCTTTCTTCTGCAAatatcaaaacaacaacaaaaaaagtaaTTACAATTCAAGATTTTATATGAGCGAAGATATTTGAAATATCAAGAACCTGTACGGAAGAGTTTCTGGCATAGTCTGTCATGCGAAACTCTCTTTCTATATCCATCACAGTGACGAAAGAAACTATTTCTTGGGTTAGGCTTTGTTCTTTTGGTGTTAGAATTTGCTTCTTAAAAGGCGTATAATTTGGCCTGTCACCTCTTGCAATGTATATAAGAATCAAATAATACCGCCAGTTCGATTGGCACTAGGAAAAACTATTTTGCAAACTAGAAGAGACTATTTAAAATGATCGGGTTTCTGGCAAAAAAGGTGAAATCACTCCCCTCATTATCATCACCAGTGCTTTAAAAGCACAGACATTATTGTTTTACcaaatttaagttaataaaaatttcaatatttaatttttgtgtttgcttatatttatatttgtaaactggtttagttttttttttggtgataaaatgtttatttttgtttaagttaaaattttgggttttaaaattataataagctcagtatatatttttcgttttaaactaaaacatagctaaatttatgtatattttaaaaataattacgtatttaattagttatttaaataagaaaaattaaaaatatttataagattttttatagtaaaatagtaaatatccaaaaattaatatttaatttaataacaaataatttCATTTGTAACATATCTATATAGATGATTTCGTTTTTTTTGCTACAAATTCAGACTTGgtgaagataaaaaaaatcgtGTAAATTGCAATTGAACTAATGTTCATAGAATTTACTAAAAGGAAAAAAGTTTAATCAAATATGTTAGTTGATGATGGAGTGTTTGCTCTCACATGCCTTAGTGATAATGATTTCTGATTTGttattgtaaaattatattttctgcaattttaaagttttaatactCCAAAACTATCGAAATAgagtaaacaaaacaaaattagacAAACATCATCATTATTCAATCTTGAAAGAACTATACAACAAGCAAATGagatttagtttaaaaaaaaactaatacaaCATCCAACAATTAAAAAGATTAACTTCGTATTGTATTTCTGTTGATCAGAAAAAACCCCTTCATATTTGTATCTAATTTAATAACTTAAAATTAAGTTAAAAAACTAACACACTAAAATCTAAATATGTTGAGTATATTTATTAATCCACACAAAGAGCGGATTCTCACCTAGTTCTCTTTATAAATACTTTCgtaaactcttataaatgatattttattctttatacccaaatttaatatatttttagaatatgaaaCCCTCAGTTTGTTTACTCCCAAAGTTCTCTGTTATGAATGTTATCTGTCTTTTACAATATAACCTGACAAAAAACTGTTGAGTTTATTACAACTCTGTATAACAGAATATAAACTTCACATCAGATGAGATACCCACACATACATGCatctattaaaacaaaacacaacaaaGGATCATCTGAATGGCTCCACTGGCATTGTTTCCTCCAGTGTAACGGCAGCCTGAAAACACTCCACAGCTTCTTGCATAGACGAGACAGATCCTTCAGCTTTAAACATCTTTCCAAGAATATACCAAGCCGTATGGTTCAGCCTATCAATCCTAAGAGCCTCCATTAAAAAGCTTCTTACAACTGATCCGTTCCCAAGCTCCATTAGAATCTCAGCCTTGGATACTAGGCTCGGGACGTGCACTGGATCGATGTCCAGAGCAGTTGTGAACGCCTCCATCGCTTCTTCTAGCTGGCCTTGTCTCTTGTACAGTACACCTTCAGTGTGGTATCTTGCAGGAGAGTAAGGACCGATGAGTCTTGATCTCGAGAGACATGTCTCCGCGTCACGCCACTGCGAGAGGTTTATATAGATATGAGCAAGATCATGCCACGTCCCAAGCTCCAGACTCCTCAACCCCTCTACATCATATCCCTCCTTTGGCATCTTCTTTACAGAACTGAAGCTTTTGCTTTGAACTTGAAGGAGTGCTAGAAGCTGTGTGTAACTCTCAATCCCATCCTTCACTTCTCCTTTAGCTACACGAAGCTTTGCCTTCAAACGCAACAGCTTCCCTTGCTCCCACCTCCCCGTCTCGTTAAGCGCTGCATCCACAATAGTCTCCGCGTCTTGAAACCGCTTATGCGCAGATAAAACCCGAGCTAGAAGCAGCCATACTTCAAGATCAGATTCTGCTCCAAGCTTCAACGCGTGCTTAGCGTACGCTAATGCTGAATCAAGCTTCCTCTCCTCTGCCTTCTCCAACGCGAGACGGTGCAGGACTCTGGGGTCTGTCATATCCGCAGACTCCAGCGCCTGCATCCCTTCAGATAGCCTAGCTACACGCTCGGTCTCAGTAGCCGATGCTCTCGAGCTTTCAGTGAGTGCAACGCCTAAAACTAAACGCGCTGCACTATCTAACTGAACGCACTCGTTACCTAAGCTTCCCATAGCTCTCCTCGCATAGTCTATGCCTTCCTCAGCGAGACCAGACCTCTCACCACATATCTTAGAAGCCATCAGCAAACCCGATACCCGGTTTGGATCCTCCAGCTTCCTCAGTAAACCGAGCGCTACAAGATCTTCTCCTGCACCGTGGTAACACAAAGACAACGTATAATAAAGCTCCCTCTGGTCTAATATCTCAGGTCTAAGCTTTTCAAGTTGCTTAGCCAGAGCGGTTAGATCTCCTGCAACCGTAAGAGCGAAGGTGAGATGGTCCAAGATGGCTGCATCCCACGAGATTCTCTTCTGGTTAACTTTCCTGAGAAGTAACAAGAGAAGAAGGATAGCTTCCTCCACATTGTTCCTAGGAATGAAAGCTCCTTCAGTCTGAGAGCGCAGGTTGGGCGGGACTGCTTCTTTGCCGGAGTAGAGAAGAAACACTGCGTACTCTTTCTGTATCCTCGCTCTGGTGTCAGGATCAAGCTTCCAGTGATTGAGAAGCGCTCTTCTGAAAGATAAGATAGCATCACGCGGCGAGTCAGCTAGTTTCCATAGCTGAGGAAGCAGCTCAACTGCTTTTGTCAGCGTCTCCTTCAACTTAATGTCACCTATTACATTTTCTAGTAAAGAAGCCTCCACTATATCAAGAATGACTTTGCAAGACTGCGCAGCTTCTGCAAGAAGAATCAATTTGTTTAGCCAACAACTACAGAAACATAAGAAAacacttatgttctaaaaatcggtcatAGCCGAAATGATTTTCTTATAATCCGATTTATGTGACTCAAATTGATTTAAATGGTTCTAAAtcggttaaaaaaataatttctattcgtttaaattaatctaaattGGTCTAAAACTTTTAAATCAAGCAATAATGTTAGTTTAATCCACAAatttgtctgtttttttttgtatatctaatttttataattcaacacaataattttataactaaacttaaaaactaatttatttaatataaatgtaaattatataaaaataaatcggTAGCTCGTTAAGAATAATTCGGCCAGTCTATAGTCCTCTATTAAGAGCCTTGCTACCTACTAGCGAGTTTTTGAACATTGATAAAGATTGTGACTACCTTGGAACCTTGCAAGACGCTGGAGAGACTTGGCTTTGAGGAAAATAGCATCAAAGAGCAAATAAACAGTATGTTTAGAcatgggaggaggaggaggagcaaaGCTGGTTTTGGAGCGTCTTCTATGTTTTGGTTCTTGTCTAACAGTTAAAGCGGTTTTCATCTTTATTGTGATCCCATTGATATCAATCCGTTCAAAGACTCGCAATGCCGCCTCTATGTTCCCTTTCTGA
The sequence above is drawn from the Brassica napus cultivar Da-Ae chromosome A8, Da-Ae, whole genome shotgun sequence genome and encodes:
- the LOC106361188 gene encoding protein PHOSPHATE STARVATION RESPONSE 1-like isoform X1 encodes the protein MEARPVQRSGSRELSNLARTSSIPSTPNPSSAPEAAFMRPDHKPLGQQTYHLLSSSNGGSVGHICSSSSSGFSTNLHYSSMEKHYAAASSNDDSSWCNGGFLDFPEDHQAVHNNSQIEDGCIGIGGAFDDIQKPNDWQWADHLITDEDPLLSTNWNDLLIDTSSNSDTKDQKSLQTIPPQPQTVQQQPSPSVSVELRPVSTTSSNSNNKARMRWTPELHEAFVEAVNSLGGSDRATPKGVLKKMKVEGLTIYHVKSHLQVLLVFSSLLQMHTILSYLMKDCVCFMKLQKYRTAIYRPEPSESGSPEKKLTPLEHITALDLKGGIGITEALRLQMEVQKQLHEQLEIQRNLQLRIEEQGKYLQMMFEKQNSGLGKGTALTSDSPSKSEQEDNKKTADSEELAPEETRKCQEPESPQPKRVKTDN
- the LOC106361188 gene encoding protein PHOSPHATE STARVATION RESPONSE 1-like isoform X3; the protein is MEARPVQRSGSRELSNLARTSSIPSTPNPSSAPEAAFMRPDHKPLGQQTYHLLSSSNGGSVGHICSSSSSGFSTNLHYSSMEKHYAAASSNDDSSWCNGGFLDFPEDHQAVHNNSQIEDGCIGIGGAFDDIQKPNDWQWADHLITDEDPLLSTNWNDLLIDTSSNSDTKDQKSLQTIPPQPQTVQQQPSPSVSVELRPVSTTSSNSNNKARMRWTPELHEAFVEAVNSLGGSDRATPKGVLKKMKVEGLTIYHVKSHLQKYRTAIYRPEPSESGSPEKKLTPLEHITALDLKGGIGITEALRLQMEVQKQLHEQLEIQRNLQLRIEEQGKYLQMMFEKQNSGLGKGTALTSDSPSKSEQEDNKKTADSEELAPEETRKCQEPESPQPKRVKTDN
- the LOC106361188 gene encoding protein PHOSPHATE STARVATION RESPONSE 1-like isoform X2, whose product is MEARPVQRSGSRELSNLARTSSIPSTPNPSSAPEAAFMRPDHKPLGQQTYHLLSSSNGGSVGHICSSSSSGFSTNLHYSSMEKHYAAASSNDDSSWCNGGFLDFPEDHQAVHNNSQIEDGCIGIGGAFDDIQKPNDWQWADHLITDEDPLLSTNWNDLLIDTSSNSDTKKSLQTIPPQPQTVQQQPSPSVSVELRPVSTTSSNSNNKARMRWTPELHEAFVEAVNSLGGSDRATPKGVLKKMKVEGLTIYHVKSHLQVLLVFSSLLQMHTILSYLMKDCVCFMKLQKYRTAIYRPEPSESGSPEKKLTPLEHITALDLKGGIGITEALRLQMEVQKQLHEQLEIQRNLQLRIEEQGKYLQMMFEKQNSGLGKGTALTSDSPSKSEQEDNKKTADSEELAPEETRKCQEPESPQPKRVKTDN
- the LOC106361188 gene encoding protein PHOSPHATE STARVATION RESPONSE 1-like isoform X4, which translates into the protein MEARPVQRSGSRELSNLARTSSIPSTPNPSSAPEAAFMRPDHKPLGQQTYHLLSSSNGGSVGHICSSSSSGFSTNLHYSSMEKHYAAASSNDDSSWCNGGFLDFPEDHQAVHNNSQIEDGCIGIGGAFDDIQKPNDWQWADHLITDEDPLLSTNWNDLLIDTSSNSDTKKSLQTIPPQPQTVQQQPSPSVSVELRPVSTTSSNSNNKARMRWTPELHEAFVEAVNSLGGSDRATPKGVLKKMKVEGLTIYHVKSHLQKYRTAIYRPEPSESGSPEKKLTPLEHITALDLKGGIGITEALRLQMEVQKQLHEQLEIQRNLQLRIEEQGKYLQMMFEKQNSGLGKGTALTSDSPSKSEQEDNKKTADSEELAPEETRKCQEPESPQPKRVKTDN
- the LOC106358998 gene encoding probable methyltransferase TCM_000336, which encodes MFLRFRSKEVVSTGRMVLILLGREGPNPVGRRNSFFCELLARSIADLVAQGETEQEKLDSYENHFYAPSAAEIEGEVNKEGSFELEKLEMIEVANKWGKEDGISAGLVFAKTVRASQGSMLAQHFGEAILDKMFDTYARLIDEELAKEDIRPITFVVVLKRKL
- the LOC125576948 gene encoding probable methyltransferase TCM_000336, giving the protein MDIEREFRMTDYARNSSVQKKASDKTKHITLETVQQLYKETRPKSLKIADLGCSSGPNTLSTIRDIIKAVKFAHHLEIPNQPLPEFSIFLNDLPSNDFNSIFKSLPDFHTELKRDTNYGDCPSVFIAANPGSFYGRLFLKKPSILSIPLLACTGFPR
- the LOC106361189 gene encoding protein NPGR2-like is translated as MKCLCSGEQMRLIEKQDNNQPPDLAVNSALSASAADKLDNVNFDELELSLRETSSLNHEEASAFLGRIEYQKGNIEAALRVFERIDINGITIKMKTALTVRQEPKHRRRSKTSFAPPPPPMSKHTVYLLFDAIFLKAKSLQRLARFQEAAQSCKVILDIVEASLLENVIGDIKLKETLTKAVELLPQLWKLADSPRDAILSFRRALLNHWKLDPDTRARIQKEYAVFLLYSGKEAVPPNLRSQTEGAFIPRNNVEEAILLLLLLLRKVNQKRISWDAAILDHLTFALTVAGDLTALAKQLEKLRPEILDQRELYYTLSLCYHGAGEDLVALGLLRKLEDPNRVSGLLMASKICGERSGLAEEGIDYARRAMGSLGNECVQLDSAARLVLGVALTESSRASATETERVARLSEGMQALESADMTDPRVLHRLALEKAEERKLDSALAYAKHALKLGAESDLEVWLLLARVLSAHKRFQDAETIVDAALNETGRWEQGKLLRLKAKLRVAKGEVKDGIESYTQLLALLQVQSKSFSSVKKMPKEGYDVEGLRSLELGTWHDLAHIYINLSQWRDAETCLSRSRLIGPYSPARYHTEGVLYKRQGQLEEAMEAFTTALDIDPVHVPSLVSKAEILMELGNGSVVRSFLMEALRIDRLNHTAWYILGKMFKAEGSVSSMQEAVECFQAAVTLEETMPVEPFR